A section of the Capra hircus breed San Clemente chromosome 23, ASM170441v1, whole genome shotgun sequence genome encodes:
- the LOC102182459 gene encoding histone H2A type 1-A, whose protein sequence is MLGRGKQGGKARAKVKSRFSRGLQFPVGRIYRLLRKGSYVERVGAGAPGYLAAVLEYIMAEILELAGNASRDNKKTRLIPRHLQLAIRNDEELYKLLGGVTIAQAGVLPKIQPALLPRKTESHHHKVQSKQS, encoded by the coding sequence ATGTTGGGTCGTGGGAAGCAAGGCGGCAAGGCCCGTGCTAAGGTAAAAAGCCGCTTTTCCAGAGGTTTGCAGTTTCCGGTGGGCAGGATCTATCGCCTGCTCCGCAAGGGCAGCTATGTGGAGCGCGTTGGGGCAGGTGCGCCAGGATACTTGGCAGCGGTGTTGGAGTACATAATGGCTGAGATCTTAGAATTAGCAGGTAATGCATCACGTGACAACAAGAAGACCCGCCTCATTCCTCGCCATTTGCAGCTGGCCATCCGTAATGATGAGGAGCTCTACAAGCTGCTGGGGGGTGTGACTATTGCTCAGGCTGGCGTCCTGCCCAAAATCCAGCCTGCGCTCCTACCCAGAAAAACCGAGAGCCACCATCACAAAGTACAGAGCAAGCAGTCATAG
- the LOC102189358 gene encoding histone H2B type 1-A yields the protein MPEVSSKGATISKKGFKKAVTKTQKKEGKKRRRCRRESYSIYIYKVLKQVHPDTGISSKAMSIMNSFVTDIFERIAGEASRLAHYNKRSTITSREIQTAVRLLLPGELAKHAVSEGTKAVTKYTSSK from the coding sequence ATGCCGGAGGTGTCTTCAAAGGGTGCAACTATCTCCAAGAAAGGATTCAAGAAAGCTGTTACTAAAActcaaaagaaagaagggaaaaagcgcaggagatgcagaagagagAGCTATTCAATATACATCTACAAAGTCTTAAAGCAAGTTCACCCAGATACGGGCATCTCGTCAAAAGCTATGAGCATTATGAATTCTTTTGTCACTGACATCTTTGAGCGTATTGCAGGTGAGGCGTCGCGCCTGGCGCATTACAACAAGCGTTCAACCATCACATCCAGGGAGATCCAGACAGCTGTGCGCCTGCTGCTGCCTGGGGAATTGGCTAAGCATGCCGTGTCTGAAGGCACCAAGGCTGTTACCAAGTACACGAGCTCCAAGTAA
- the LOC102189079 gene encoding histone H2B type 1-A-like, with protein sequence MPELTTKGTTISKKGFKKAVTKTQKKEGKKRKRCRKESYSIYIYKVLKQVHPDTGISSKAMSIMNSFVSDIFERIAGEASRLAHYNKRSTITSREIQTAVRLLLPGELAKHAVSEGTKAVTKYTSSK encoded by the coding sequence ATGCCAGAGCTGACTACAAAGGGCACTACCATTTCTAAAAAAGGCTTCAAGAAAGCTGTAACTAAAACccagaagaaggaagggaaaaagcgGAAGAGATGTCGAAAAGAGAGCTATTCAATTTACATCTACAAGGTGCTGAAGCAAGTTCACCCAGATACCGGCATCTCTTCAAAGGCCATGAGCATCATGAATTCGTTTGTCAGTGACATTTTCGAGCGCATCGCAGGCGAGGCGTCGCGCCTGGCACATTATAACAAGCGCTCCACTATCACGTCCAGGGAAATCCAAACGGCTGTACGCCTGCTGCTGCCTGGGGAGCTGGCCAAGCACGCGGTGTCTGAGGGCACCAAGGCTGTCACCAAGTACACCAGCTCAAAGTAA